A single window of Arvicanthis niloticus isolate mArvNil1 chromosome 20, mArvNil1.pat.X, whole genome shotgun sequence DNA harbors:
- the Calhm6 gene encoding calcium homeostasis modulator protein 6 — protein MEKFKAVLDLLNNHRSAMGYGLVTLLTAGGEKIFSSVVFQCPCTATWNLSYGLVFLLVPALALFLLGYALSARTWRLLTGCCSRSARSGSGLRRAFVCAQLSATAALAPLTWVAVALLEGSFYLCAVSGSARLAPYLCKGRDPNCIDKLPQVPCNEQEAEMQGILSHLKAQSQVFGWILIAAVIILLLVVKSVTRCFSPVSYLQLKFWEIYLEKETQIFQSQATEHATQLAKENIRCFFERSKPKECKTPSNKDWQQISALYTFNPKSQFYSMLHKYVSRNEMSGSLRSVEGDAVVPVLGFVDDAAMANTHGV, from the exons ATGGAGAAGTTCAAGGCCGTGCTGGACCTGCTGAACAATCACCGCAGCGCCATGGGCTATGGGCTGGTGACCCTTCTGACGGCTGGTGGGGAGAAGATCTTCTCCTCAGTGGTGTTCCAGTGTCCCTGCACTGCCACCTGGAACCTGTCCTACGGCTTAGTGTTCCTGCTGGTGCCTGCGCTCGCGCTTTTCCTCCTGGGCTATGCGCTGAGCGCGCGCACATGGCGCCTGCTCACTGGCTGCTGCTCCCGGAGCGCGCGATCCGGTTCGGGGTTGCGCCGTGCGTTCGTGTGCGCTCAACTCAGCGCGACCGCGGCGCTCGCGCCCCTCACCTGGGTGGCCGTGGCGCTGCTCGAGGGCTCCTTCTACCTATGTGCTGTCAGCGGGAGCGCGCGCTTGGCGCCATACCTGTGCAAGGGCCGCGACCCCAACTGCATTGACAAGCTACCGCAGGTTCCCTGCAATGAGCAGGAGGCGGAAATGCAGGGGATCCTGAGTCATCTCAAGGCTCAGTCTCAG GTGTTCGGTTGGATTCTGATAGCTGCTGTCATTATCTTACTTCTTGTTGTTAAGTCTGTGACCCGATGCTTCTCTCCGGTTAGTTATCTGCAGTTAAAATTCTGGGAAATCTATTTGGAGAAGGAGACGCAGATTTTTCAAAGTCAAGCTACAGAACATGCGACCCAGCTGGCAAAAGAGAATATTAGATGTTTCTTTGAGCGCTCGAAGCCGAAGGAATGCAAGACCCCGAGCAATAAAGATTGGCAGCAGATCTCAGCATTGTACACTTTCAATCCCAAGAGCCAGTTCTACAGCATGCTGCACAAGTATGTTAGCAGAAACGAGATGAGCGGCAGTCTCCGCTCTGTGGAAGGAGATGCAGTAGTCCCTGTCCTTGGCTTTGTAGATGATGCTGCCATGGCCAACACTCACGGAGTGTAA
- the Dse gene encoding dermatan-sulfate epimerase isoform X3, which translates to MGLPVLAQPPAHQLHGLTHWKSCSDEPRYDASLKPIPPPDFGTPTLHYFDDWGVVTYGSALPAEINRSFLSFKSGKLGGRAIYDIVHRNKYKDWIKGWRNFNAGHEHPDQNSFTFAPNGVPFITEALYGPKYTFFNNVLMFSPAVSKSCFSPWEGQVTEDCSSKWSKYKHDLAASCQGRVIAAEEKNGVVFIRGEGVGAYNPMLNLKNIQRNLILLHPQLLLLVDQIHLGEESPLETAASFFHNVDVPFEETVVDGVHGAFIRQRDGVYKMYWMDDTGYSEKATFASVMYPRGYPYNGTNYVNVTMHLRSPITRAAYLFIGPSVDVQSFSIHGDPERLDVFIATSEHAYATYLWTGENTGQSAFAQVIADHQKILFDQGSAIKSTTVPEVKDYAAIVEQNLQHIKPVFQLLEKQILSRVQNTASFRKTAQRLLRFSDKRQTEETIDRIFAISQQQRQQRGKSKKSQRSGKHYKFVDAVPDIFAQIEVNEKKIRQKAQILAQKEQPIDEDEEMKDLLDFADVTYEKHKNRGSMKGGFGHGRMVTSHNKALSLSASYTRLFLILNIAIFFVMLAMQLTYFQRAQSLHGQRCLYVVLLIDSCVLLWLYSSCSQSQC; encoded by the coding sequence GTATGATGCCAGCTTGAAACCGATTCCACCTCCAGATTTTGGTACCCCAACATTGCATTATTTTGATGACTGGGGTGTTGTGACTTATGGAAGTGCACTACCTGCAGAAATTAACAGATCATTCCTCTCCTTCAAGTCAGGAAAACTTGGGGGACGTGCAATATATGACATTGTccacagaaacaaatataaagacTGGATTAAAGGGTGGAGAAATTTTAATGCAGGACATGAGCATCCTGACCAAAATTCTTTCACTTTCGCCCCCAATGGTGTGCCGTTCATTACTGAGGCCCTGTATGGGCCGAAGTACACCTTCTTTAACAATGTTCTAATGTTTTCTCCAGCTGTGTCAAAGAGTTGCTTTTCTCCCTGGGAGGGTCAGGTCACAGAAGATTGTTCATCAAAATGGTCAAAATACAAGCATGACCTGGCAGCCAGCTGTCAGGGGAGAGTAATTGCAGCAGAGGAAAAAAATGGGGTTGTTTTTATTCGAGGAGAAGGTGTAGGAGCATATAACCCCATGCTCAACCTGAAGAACATTCAACGGAATCTCATCCTCCTCCACCCACAGCTTCTCCTCCTTGTAGACCAGATACACCTGGGAGAGGAGAGCCCCCTGGAGACAGCAGCAAGTTTCTTCCACAATGTGGATGTCCCTTTTGAGGAGACAGTAGTAGATGGGGTCCATGGAGCTTTCATCCGGCAGCGAGATGGTGTCTATAAAATGTACTGGATGGATGATACTGGTTATAGTGAAAAAGCAACCTTTGCCTCAGTGATGTATCCTCGGGGCTATCCCTACAATGGGACAAATTATGTGAATGTCACCATGCATCTTCGAAGTCCCATCACCAGGGCAGCTTACCTCTTCATAGGGCCGTCTGTGGATGTTCAGAGCTTCAGCATCCACGGAGACCCCGAGCGGCTGGATGTGTTCATAGCTACCAGCGAACATGCCTACGCAACTTACCTGTGGACAGGTGAGAACACGGGACAGTCTGCTTTTGCACAGGTCATTGCAGATCATCAGAAAATTCTGTTTGACCAGGGTTCAGCCATCAAAAGCACCACTGTCCCTGAAGTGAAAGATTATGCTGCTATTGTGGAACAGAATCTGCAGCATATTAAACCCGTGTTCCAGCTGCTTGAGAAGCAGATCCTATCTCGAGTCCAAAACACAGCTAGCTTTAGGAAGACTGCTCAGCGCCTGCTGAGGTTTTCGgataagagacagacagaagagaccATTGACAGGATCTTCGCTATATCCCAGCAACAGCGGCAGCAGCGAGGCAAGTCAAAGAAAAGCCAAAGGTCAGGCAAGCATTACAAATTTGTGGATGCTGTTCCTGATATCTTTGCACAGATTGAAGTCAATGAGAAGAAGATTCGACAGAAAGCTCAGATTTTAGCACAGAAAGAACAGCCCatagatgaagatgaagaaatgaaagacCTTTTGGATTTTGCTGATGTCACGTACGAGAAGCATAAAAACAGGGGTTCCATGAAAGGTGGCTTTGGACACGGGCGGATGGTGACAAGTCACAACAAAGCACTGTCACTGTCGGCCTCCTACACCAGACTCTTCTTGATTCTGAACATTGCCATTTTTTTTGTCATGTTGGCAATGCAACTGACTTATTTCCAGAGGGCTCAGAGCCTCCATGGCCAAAGGTGTCTTTATGTGGTCCTCCTAATAGATAGCTGTGTCTTATTGTGGTTGTATTCCTCCTGTTCTCAATCTCAGTGCTGA